The window CCTTGATTGATATCatattttaatgttttcaaTTCGTTGACTGTATCAACATGGTGCTTATCTAAATCCACCAAGTACTCACTAAATTCGTTTTTGGAAGGAAAAGTAAATTTGGCATGCTTATGATCTAACAAAAGACTAGATTTTAAAGGATCTCCTCCGCTTTCTAGtagtaatttattttcaatactTATTTctaagcttttttttttagttccTCCATTTCCTGTAGTAAACTTTCTCTGTGATGTTCTGATTCTTTTAGTTTAATTTCTAGTTCCTTTAATTTTgcctcttttctttctctaaACGCTTTTTGTGCGGTTCtgttttgttcttttttccttctttttaatatttcatCTGACAATACATTTTGATCACCATTCCCGGAATTGTTGCTGTTAGGTGTTATTGCTTCGGTAATATGCTCCCCACCTTTTAGTTTATAAAACTGGGGATTTTGATTAGGTGATTCATAAATATGGCTTTGAGTAGGATGATATGgagtattgttgttgttactaGAAATGTTATCAAGGTTGGAATTAGAAACAATGTTAGTACCAGTACCGCTATTTTCTCTTGATATTCTTAATACATTTAAATCCTCTTGTGAATACAAATCTTTTGAGTTCAAATGTCTCTGAGTTTCCGCAAAAAGTTGTGTATACTGTTTCTTATTTTCAGTTCCACTGTTAATGCTACTGTTACTTCCGATAGGAGAAGAAAATTGGTGATTAACACCAGCATTAGGATGGCTTccgttattgttattcaaactattattgtttttaggAATCATGTTGTTTGTGTATGAATAAAGTAAGTCATGTGAATTGACTATTGGTTCAGCTTCCGAATTAATATCACTCACTAAATTGTTCCCATCATATGTCCTTTTTATACGGTTTATTTCATAATCCTGAGAAATGCGGTTGTCGTATTTGAATACAGAGGCACTATTACAGTCAATAGCTGAAGTATGATAAAAGTTATCTACTGGATCCAATATATTGGaaataatgttattattagtgttattaatatcagCATCGTCGAATCCATTGTACTGTCtttgataaatattatttacacGGTTGGGATCACCATTGacttgttgttgttgattgTAATCATAGATGATTTATAATCAGTTTtccgaatattattattctggTTAGTGTTACTTTAGGTTGTGCTAGGCAATTGTtacaattaaaacaaaagaagtAGAACAATTTTGAAGTTAAAATCAGGTGGTACCCTTTCTGTTATTTGTTGAGGGgggtttatatatattttccttAAATTTGgcataaaaaaatcttttttttttttaaataatgttttCCGATGTTATTCGGATATATGGTCACTTCGTGTCGATGGTTCTTTTTCAAACAGATGTCACTTTGATTgaattttatattgtttCAAAGCCAGTAATTATAATCAATGCAAATGGATTAAGTAACAcccaaagaaaaaaaaaaaaaaaaaagaaaaaataacataatTTCTCTAAtatttaaacttttatttaaacataataatcaaaatttttttaaaagtatgatttttgttaataCTGAATCTCATAGattgtatatatttatatatatttattcaaataaaGTTTTCCATGTAACTTTTTTCCTAACTGCATTAGAAAATCCCTCTTTATATTTAACCCATACTCTATCTTCCTCAACTTTAAGTccctcttttttatttttattcatatcATTAGCAATAGTAACAATCCCATCAGCGCCGTTCCTAACATCTTTATCAGACAATGGTACCACggttttcattttaaaaaactcAAATGCGTTTGTAGGTTTGCTTTTCCCCCTTTTGTCTGTATTGTTATCAAGAGTTGGAGCAATACTAGTAAATGACCCTGTATTTGTGCTACTTGGTGATGTACTAGAAATGTTGTGATTAActatattatcattgttaacaatatttgattttttaacttttttattactattgtttgTGTTTGTAACAGAACCACTGGTatttttctcattttcataacttctctttcttttattattaattttatattcttctaattttgaaagtaaatatttataacaaATATTCCTTTTCAACATCATGTTAACGTTACCATAATTATTCTCCTCAGTTCCAAACTCTACAATTTTGTATATTGGCGGTGATACGTCCAAAAATTGCTCATTCTTACcattaacaataaatttcaaaacAGGTATGTTAATATGAATTAATggtataatattttcagaAACCACTTTATTTCTTAAATTAGAATCAGTAATAGTTTTCAAGTAATCAGTATTTAATAGAATATTAACATACGGCAATAACTCATTTATGAAAATTTGGCTATTGCTattgtaatatatatataaatcgCACGGAGttaggtttttttttattaaatccaCTATATTCCGTAAATTTGAGATTTTATTTCTCAATTCTAGACTGGAGAACTTATTACCAAATTGGAAATCGATAGCGTGATTATTTCTGAAATTGGTGACATCTGCAAAAAGCTCGTGGAATACCAGTGGAATCACATAGGCGTATCTCAGAACTTCAAATTCAGTACCACCATTGGTGCTGTATATTTTCCCCTGTAAAAgatcataaaaataaagccaGTTACTTAATGCACTTGGTTTATTGACGCTGCCAATATCTGaatattttacaattgAGTAATTATTAAAGCAACCGCTAATAATACGATCTATAGTGGAAAACGATTGCAgttccaatttatttaaaagtgtcaaaaaaattatggaCCCATCAATTTTAggatttttttggaatattAATTGAACTAACTGATACCAAGGCAATGGAACATCTTTTTCAATGTTTTGGTTGTTATCCtcgttattattgatatcaACATCTAGAGTAATCAAGCCTGCGCCCTGAGtgctgttattatttgataaaaattgCAAATTATTGATACAGTTTCTAATATCAGACTGACAAATTTCAATTAATTTCATCAATGTTTTTTTAGAGgcgttaattttttcagttttaCAAATTAACTCTAACCTAGTTAGCAACTCCTTTTCATTGGGTTTATGGAAATGGATGATTTCACAATAAGATCTTAGTTTTTCCAATGGCTTAGAATATAAATTGTTACAGATAATTATGATTGGTCTTGTCAATATCTTGCTTCTCAATGCCTTAGTCTTACTCTtcagtttattttttgcaaCATTATCCGTGGCTGACACAACTACACTATGTCCTAGTTCCTTGGTTGCTACAATATCCTTATTAAGTATATCgatcaaatttttaataatccCATTTTCTATACTTCCATCAATTTCATCACAAATTAAACAAACAGGTgaatcatttttatcaacGGAAGCGTTAAATAATGTGTTGGTTAGTTTATCCTTAAGTTTGGTACCGGCCCTTTCGTCACTTGCATTAATTTCCCTTGGAGTAAATCCGGCTTGCTTCGACAATACATGTGCAACAGTGGTCTTTCCAATTCCTGGAGAACCGTATATCAGTAAAATCTTCTTGGCAGGTCGTTGTAATATATCCTTTTCTAAATCTTCTTTGATGTCCACATCTTTATTACTTGTATTAACAATGCTATTGgtgaaaaagttttttggCAAGTCCTCTTGAAAAACTAAGGGTGCCCAATGCCTTAACcatttcaatatttttctattattcTTCTCATTGCCAActaaatctaaaaataaactcgGCCTCCATTTCTCTGCCCATAAAGTGCctttattagtattattctTATCGGTACTATTCTTGTTAGTAGTGGATCTATTATGATcatgttgtttttgtttttcctctttttttttgttaatattatccaTTAAAGTATTAATGTCAATTCCATAATTGGAGCCATTTTTCCAGAAAGAAGAGttgctaataatattattatcggGATTTGATATTCCTTGTTgttctttctttttgattGTAATGAATTTACCAGTAGAAGAGGTATATGTAATagtattttcattttgttgttgGCAATAATGTGATAAAGGATCAGACATTGGTTTTCTTAGTACTCCAGAAGGGAAGGAGCAATTcgagtattattattattcttcttcttcttcttcttcttcttcttcttcttcttttttaacttttagATTGATCTCAAGACTTTTAGGTAAAATCCTAAATGGTTATTGATCAATTACAAATATCCGGGTAGGTTATGTTTGCTCATGATGATGGTCTGTCTATACTGCATTATTTTCTGAGAATGTAAATAGGTGTTGTTTTGCTGATTCTCCTCTCTTTTATTCTGCGTCTTTTTACATTGaaagatgaagaaaagaaaaaaagaaaagaaagaaaaaaaaaagaaaaaaaataaaaaaaagatcaacaaaaatattttttttttttttctttttttgttcaaacgaaaaaaaaaaatacgtaTCAAATTAATACTTTAAGAAAGAAAGCAGAAAGCGGAAagtaaaaaatgaataataaaattaacaaacaaacaaacaaaaaaaaaatatctctTCTTAAGTAAAcatgtttatttaatatttatatacttgCTTGTCTACTTATTTAACTactaaaatattgttttagATATTAATCATCACATAATaagttttgtttctttttaaattttactaataataattataaacaactaaacaaacaaataaacaactacatatatatatatatatatacatatatatataccatGGTCGCCACTGCAGAAGAATTATACAACTCATTCCCCCATACGCCAGCTCCAGATGCATTACCAGGGACTTTTGgtaaattaaatgaaacACAAACTGCTGCTGTAAAAAAGTTGCGAGAAATCTTGACTGAAAAGGGGTTCACTAAAAGATTAGATGATTTGACTCTATTAAGATTTTTAAGAGCCAGAAAATTTGATGTCGGGCAAGCCCAAATCATGTTTGAAGAATGTGAAAAGTGGAGAAAATCATTTGGCACAGATACCATATTAGAAGATTTCCATTATGATGAAAAACCATTAGTTGCCAAATATTATCCACAATACTATCATAAAACAGATAAAGATGGTCGTCCTGTTTATATTGAAGAATTAGGTTCAGTCAATTTAACAGAAATGTACAAGATCACTACCCAGGAGCgtatgttaaaaaatttggtttGGGAATATGAATCTTTTGAGAAATATAGATTGCCTGCTTGTTCCAGAAAAGCTGGTCATTTGGTGGAAACATCGTGCACTATTTTAGATTTGAAAGGTATTTCCATAACTGCAGCTGCTCAAGTATTAAGTTATGTCAGAGAAGCTTCTTATATTGgtcaaaattattatcctGAACGTATGGGTAGGTTTTATTTGATCAATGCTCCATTTGGTTTTAGCGCTGCTTTCAGGTTATTTAGACCATTTTTAGATCCGGTTACTGTTTCTAAGATTTTCATTTTAGGTTCCtcttataaaaaagatttattaaagcAAATTCCTGAAGAAAACTTGCCTGTTAAGTTTGGTGGTAAATCTGAAGTGAGCGAGAAAGAAGGTGGTTTATTGTTAAGTGATATTGGGCCATGGAGGGATCCCAAGTATATTGGACCAGAAGGTGAAGCACCAAAAGCTTTTGAGTTGtagaatttaaaatttgatttaaaaagaCGGGGAGACGAAGGAGCAAAAAATAAGTACTGCTAATAGTAACAAATGTAAGtaagttattaatattattactatgtcctttatcttttattttctttttcttttttttttttttttaatacccCTTTTACATTCATGCTtactattaaaatattgaaatattaagatattattattattattattattattatacgttatatatttattattactgtcacttttttatttttatttttatttttatttttatttctattttaattCTCATTTGTATTCGTACAAAGTGATTCtgtttgttgttgtttttctttttttgatttattaccaaataaataaataaataaataaataatgcaCGGGtgccaacaataataatattttattttaaccTTAGAAATTTAaagcaaaataaataaatttattcagaaaaataatataaataaaactcaaactttttttctttttttttcttttttttcttatgtTATTCTCTCCGTCAAAGTAATTACCATCGTATTAGTCCAGACAAAGGCAAGCTACTGAGTActttaaaggaaaaaaagaattttagTTTCCTTGAATCATCAAAcacatataataatagtaataatacgCTGAACCAACAACAGAATCGAATCCTTACTTTCATTACCAGCGACGCTCATAGCATTaacattttaaaagtttacaGAGTATTCCACTAATATGGAAAATCTAAGCATAGACAATAGCTCATATAACAATGAAAACTGCGaagtaataaataatacaacaaaaatgaaagcTACCATCACCACCAGCAGCAGctctaaaaatttaaatattaagcCAAGTAAATTAAACACTAGCTACGATACTGGTAACAATAGTACTGGTTTAGGGGTCGTAGACAATAAAAGAAAGTTGATTAATCCATTAATGCTAAGAGAAGAATtgatcaaaaatatttctagTAAAAACGGCGCGTTTAAAGGCAAAGTTGATTGGTGCGATGATTATAAATTGTTAGATTGGAAAACAAACGTACTCCA is drawn from Saccharomycodes ludwigii strain NBRC 1722 chromosome V, whole genome shotgun sequence and contains these coding sequences:
- the CTF18 gene encoding Ctf18p (similar to Saccharomyces cerevisiae YMR078C | CTF18 | Chromosome Transmission Fidelity) encodes the protein MSDPLSHYCQQQNENTITYTSSTGKFITIKKKEQQGISNPDNNIISNSSFWKNGSNYGIDINTLMDNINKKKEEKQKQHDHNRSTTNKNSTDKNNTNKGTLWAEKWRPSLFLDLVGNEKNNRKILKWLRHWAPLVFQEDLPKNFFTNSIVNTSNKDVDIKEDLEKDILQRPAKKILLIYGSPGIGKTTVAHVLSKQAGFTPREINASDERAGTKLKDKLTNTLFNASVDKNDSPVCLICDEIDGSIENGIIKNLIDILNKDIVATKELGHSVVVSATDNVAKNKLKSKTKALRSKILTRPIIIICNNLYSKPLEKLRSYCEIIHFHKPNEKELLTRLELICKTEKINASKKTLMKLIEICQSDIRNCINNLQFLSNNNSTQGAGLITLDVDINNNEDNNQNIEKDVPLPWYQLVQLIFQKNPKIDGSIIFLTLLNKLELQSFSTIDRIISGCFNNYSIVKYSDIGSVNKPSALSNWLYFYDLLQGKIYSTNGGTEFEVLRYAYVIPLVFHELFADVTNFRNNHAIDFQFGNKFSSLELRNKISNLRNIVDLIKKNLTPCDLYIYYNSNSQIFINELLPYVNILLNTDYLKTITDSNLRNKVVSENIIPLIHINIPVLKFIVNGKNEQFLDVSPPIYKIVEFGTEENNYGNVNMMLKRNICYKYLLSKLEEYKINNKRKRSYENEKNTSGSVTNTNNSNKKVKKSNIVNNDNIVNHNISSTSPSSTNTGSFTSIAPTLDNNTDKRGKSKPTNAFEFFKMKTVVPLSDKDVRNGADGIVTIANDMNKNKKEGLKVEEDRVWVKYKEGFSNAVRKKVTWKTLFE
- a CDS encoding SEC14 family lipid-binding protein (similar to Saccharomyces cerevisiae YMR079W | SEC14 | SECretory (paralog of YKL091C | putative phosphatidylinositol/phosphatidylcholine transfer protein)), translating into MVATAEELYNSFPHTPAPDALPGTFGKLNETQTAAVKKLREILTEKGFTKRLDDLTLLRFLRARKFDVGQAQIMFEECEKWRKSFGTDTILEDFHYDEKPLVAKYYPQYYHKTDKDGRPVYIEELGSVNLTEMYKITTQERMLKNLVWEYESFEKYRLPACSRKAGHLVETSCTILDLKGISITAAAQVLSYVREASYIGQNYYPERMGRFYLINAPFGFSAAFRLFRPFLDPVTVSKIFILGSSYKKDLLKQIPEENLPVKFGGKSEVSEKEGGLLLSDIGPWRDPKYIGPEGEAPKAFEL